From a region of the Pseudomonadales bacterium genome:
- a CDS encoding glutathione peroxidase, whose amino-acid sequence MTSIHDFSCRTTTGETRSLADYRGKVLLIVNTASKCGFTPQFEGLERLHEKYTARGLAVLGFPCNQFAAQDPGSDAEILSFCQTRYDVKFQMFAKVEVNGDAADPLYRFLKKEAPGVLGTAAIKWNFTKFLVDRDGKVLARFAPKDAPESIEDRIVALL is encoded by the coding sequence ATGACGTCCATCCACGACTTCAGTTGCAGGACCACCACCGGCGAAACCCGTTCACTCGCGGACTACCGCGGCAAGGTGCTGCTGATCGTGAACACCGCCAGCAAGTGTGGTTTCACGCCGCAGTTCGAGGGGCTCGAGCGTCTGCACGAGAAATACACAGCGCGCGGCCTGGCCGTGCTCGGTTTCCCCTGCAACCAGTTCGCCGCCCAGGATCCGGGCAGCGATGCCGAGATCCTGTCGTTCTGCCAGACCCGCTACGACGTGAAGTTCCAGATGTTCGCGAAGGTCGAGGTCAACGGCGACGCAGCGGATCCGCTCTACCGCTTTCTCAAGAAAGAGGCACCGGGCGTGCTTGGAACGGCAGCGATCAAGTGGAATTTCACGAAGTTCCTCGTCGATCGCGACGGCAAGGTACTCGCACGCTTCGCACCGAAGGACGCGCCGGAGTCGATCGAGGATCGGATCGTCGCGCTGCTGTAG
- a CDS encoding nuclear transport factor 2 family protein: MNDAIEARLATLETQLTELQDREAIRNLIASYGPLADCGDADRVAGLWQDDGVYEVGGFGASQGHAAIAALIDGATHRQLMRDGCAHLLGPVHIHIEGGRAVAVGHSCVLRHRDGGFEAYRVSANRWELTKDADGTWRVSKRSNRLLDGNPLAPALLRP, from the coding sequence ATGAATGACGCGATCGAAGCCCGACTCGCCACGCTGGAAACCCAGCTCACCGAACTCCAGGACCGCGAAGCAATCCGCAACCTGATCGCGAGCTACGGCCCGCTCGCCGACTGTGGTGACGCAGACCGCGTGGCGGGATTGTGGCAGGACGATGGGGTGTACGAAGTCGGTGGGTTCGGCGCGAGCCAGGGCCACGCGGCGATTGCCGCGCTGATCGACGGCGCCACCCACCGGCAGCTGATGCGGGACGGTTGCGCACACCTGCTCGGCCCCGTGCACATTCATATTGAAGGCGGGCGGGCGGTCGCGGTCGGCCACAGCTGCGTGCTGCGCCATCGCGACGGAGGCTTCGAGGCGTATCGGGTTTCGGCCAACCGCTGGGAGCTGACGAAAGACGCCGACGGCACATGGCGCGTCTCGAAACGCAGCAATCGGCTGCTCGACGGCAACCCGCTGGCACCGGCACTGCTGCGCCCCTGA
- a CDS encoding HNH endonuclease → MTSRLQTIRKRDQLAIDYRGHAHNLSQALPNQAVQDYQTAVEQALAELPTGSRDTEVERLVRQRVGQARYRDALLAYWGGACAVTGVSVTEALRASHAKPWAECASDAERLDAFNGFLLVANLDALFDRFLISFDDNGHLLTSARLSRSDLHGLGIHPGMTLRWLASEHGYYLQWHRERFLPAA, encoded by the coding sequence ATCACATCACGGCTGCAGACCATCAGAAAGCGTGATCAGCTCGCCATCGATTACCGTGGTCATGCTCACAACTTGTCGCAAGCCTTGCCGAATCAGGCTGTCCAGGATTACCAGACGGCCGTCGAGCAGGCGTTGGCCGAACTACCAACGGGCAGCCGTGACACGGAAGTCGAACGCCTGGTGCGCCAGCGCGTGGGGCAGGCGCGTTACCGCGATGCCCTGCTGGCCTACTGGGGCGGTGCCTGCGCCGTGACCGGCGTCAGCGTGACCGAGGCCCTGCGTGCCAGCCACGCCAAGCCCTGGGCGGAGTGTGCCAGCGATGCCGAACGGCTGGACGCCTTCAACGGTTTTCTGCTGGTGGCCAATCTCGATGCGCTGTTCGACCGCTTCCTGATCAGCTTCGACGATAACGGACATCTGCTGACCAGCGCTCGCCTGTCCCGGAGCGACCTGCACGGGCTTGGCATCCACCCAGGCATGACGTTGCGCTGGCTGGCCAGCGAGCACGGGTACTATTTGCAGTGGCACCGCGAGCGCTTCCTGCCCGCTGCCTGA
- a CDS encoding RNA ligase family protein, which produces MNTNFFRFPTTAHLAWLANDGTPRDDKVLSAAEVRQLLSDEVVVEEKLDGANLGLSLSSGGVLRAQNRGQYLDEPHAGQFSRLPGWLAEHEIGLRTVLRPELILFGEWCAARHSLGYDTLPDWFLLFDVYDRSNRRFWSTTRRNELAAAAGLFTVPLLLTGTTTLDALKRLVMDAPSHYRSKQPLEGVVVRRESAEWCEARAKLVRPDFTQAIDTHWRQRTIEWNRVDWAQS; this is translated from the coding sequence ATGAATACCAACTTCTTCCGCTTCCCGACCACGGCGCACCTGGCCTGGCTGGCCAATGACGGCACGCCACGCGACGACAAGGTGCTGTCGGCCGCCGAAGTACGGCAGTTGCTGTCTGACGAAGTGGTGGTGGAAGAAAAGCTCGACGGCGCCAATCTTGGCCTGTCCCTGTCGTCCGGCGGCGTGCTGCGGGCGCAAAATCGCGGCCAGTACCTGGACGAGCCTCACGCCGGGCAGTTCTCCCGCTTGCCTGGCTGGCTGGCAGAACACGAGATCGGCTTGCGCACCGTGCTGCGCCCGGAGCTGATCCTGTTTGGCGAATGGTGTGCCGCCCGTCACTCTCTCGGCTACGACACGCTGCCCGACTGGTTCCTGTTGTTCGATGTCTATGACCGCAGCAATAGGCGTTTCTGGAGCACTACCCGGCGCAATGAACTGGCGGCAGCAGCCGGCCTGTTCACGGTGCCGCTCCTGTTGACCGGCACGACCACTCTGGACGCGTTGAAACGCCTGGTGATGGACGCCCCGAGCCACTATCGCAGCAAACAACCGCTCGAGGGCGTGGTGGTGCGGCGCGAATCGGCTGAGTGGTGCGAGGCGCGTGCCAAGCTGGTGCGTCCGGATTTCACCCAGGCCATCGACACCCACTGGCGACAGCGTACGATCGAGTGGAACCGGGTGGATTGGGCGCAGTCATGA
- a CDS encoding DUF3696 domain-containing protein gives MFTELRLSNFKTWKQTGPITLKPVTMLLGTNSSGKSTLIQSLLLLKQTVQSPDRTVHLNLGGDEINDLFNFGSFEDVLYQAAESPREFSIGFDFERQGDDRIKSGKFDCSYRQTLAGSVVVQSLDLHTTDRRFRAIRRDKGAFAITVDEEGQPRFKGKNFAPERSIAFPAEAIATLGQDGAIVEDLSLAIRRELEAISYLGPLRRKPERDYPWNKTKPGEVGIDGRHAIDALLASSLLKGDEHHKVVEGVSHWLKQMKVAERLEVRQQGRSNRYELIIHRDGVACNLRDVGIGVSQVLPVLVVAHFAPPGSTIILEEPEIHLHPLAQSILAELFVKVSQQRKVQFIVETHSEHLFRRMQTLLARQETTTDDVAMYFVERDGMTARLKTLDLDDLGRVKNWPEGFFGDALGETREQTALAIKRAKELRAKDGDVPD, from the coding sequence ATGTTCACCGAACTGCGCCTGTCCAACTTCAAGACCTGGAAACAGACCGGTCCGATCACCCTGAAACCGGTGACCATGCTGCTTGGCACCAATTCTTCGGGCAAATCGACGCTGATCCAAAGCCTGCTACTGCTCAAGCAGACGGTGCAATCACCCGATCGCACCGTGCACCTGAACCTCGGCGGCGATGAAATCAACGACCTGTTCAATTTCGGCAGCTTCGAGGATGTCCTCTACCAGGCAGCCGAAAGTCCGCGCGAGTTCAGCATCGGCTTCGACTTCGAACGCCAGGGCGATGATCGCATCAAGAGCGGAAAATTCGACTGCTCCTACCGGCAGACCTTAGCCGGCAGCGTCGTGGTCCAGTCGCTGGATCTGCATACTACAGATCGACGCTTCAGGGCCATCCGACGCGACAAGGGAGCTTTTGCCATCACGGTGGACGAGGAAGGCCAGCCGCGATTCAAGGGCAAGAACTTTGCCCCGGAGCGCTCCATTGCCTTTCCAGCGGAGGCTATCGCCACTCTCGGACAGGATGGCGCCATCGTCGAAGACCTGAGCCTGGCGATACGCCGGGAACTCGAAGCGATCAGCTACTTGGGGCCGCTGCGGCGCAAGCCCGAACGGGATTACCCGTGGAACAAGACCAAGCCGGGGGAGGTGGGCATTGATGGCCGCCACGCCATCGACGCGCTGCTGGCCAGCTCGCTGCTGAAAGGAGACGAGCATCACAAGGTGGTCGAAGGCGTGTCGCATTGGCTCAAGCAGATGAAGGTCGCCGAAAGGCTGGAAGTGCGCCAGCAAGGGCGCTCCAACCGCTACGAACTGATCATTCATCGCGACGGCGTGGCCTGCAATCTCCGCGATGTAGGCATTGGTGTTTCGCAGGTACTGCCGGTGCTGGTGGTGGCACATTTTGCGCCACCGGGCAGCACCATCATCCTGGAAGAGCCCGAAATCCATCTGCACCCGCTGGCGCAGTCGATACTGGCCGAACTGTTCGTCAAGGTCAGCCAGCAACGCAAGGTGCAGTTCATCGTCGAGACTCATTCCGAGCACCTGTTCCGTCGTATGCAAACGCTGCTGGCACGGCAGGAAACGACGACTGACGACGTCGCCATGTACTTTGTGGAGCGTGACGGTATGACGGCACGACTGAAAACCCTGGACCTGGACGATCTGGGCCGGGTGAAAAACTGGCCTGAAGGTTTCTTTGGGGATGCCTTGGGTGAAACCCGTGAGCAAACGGCATTAGCGATAAAACGAGCGAAAGAATTGAGAGCAAAAGATGGCGATGTTCCTGATTGA
- a CDS encoding putative DNA binding domain-containing protein translates to MGHDHTMTETETTEMKKSLAELKQGLVSLTAMLNKHGQAELWFGIAPNGKAVGLEINEKTLRDVSQAIAAHIEPAIYPHISQQFIEGKHCLHIKAEGWQQPYLAYGRAYMRVADEDKKLSASELKNLILQNNQDALRWENEPSGLTLEQLNPEKISRFLARADLPPDSAANALEKLDLLRQGAPINAAKLFFADAPIQLRCAVFATTTSSTIIDRHDFDGDILELIEEAEKYALKNIHIGMRLEGLRRVDVPEVSLKAIREALVNAFCHRDWRDPDFVQVAVFKDRLEIRSPGSLYGNLTFDEIRQGNVSRRRNPKIAELLRRIHLVEAWGRGVPLILENAPDARLIEIGGLFITRFARPSAAEAAADASAKIGMETGIENTETSRETGIESPRTSTEMPKTSRETGTEAASPDALAGLPTARKILLHLQSEPASTAKDLAQKVGITEKGVRYHLEQLKKQGKLRHVGPTKAGYWKVITEADE, encoded by the coding sequence ATGGGACATGACCACACCATGACGGAAACCGAAACCACCGAGATGAAGAAGTCCCTGGCCGAACTGAAACAAGGGCTGGTTTCTCTGACCGCCATGCTCAACAAGCACGGCCAGGCCGAGTTGTGGTTCGGCATTGCACCCAACGGCAAAGCCGTGGGCCTGGAGATCAACGAAAAGACCCTGCGTGATGTCTCCCAGGCGATTGCCGCGCATATCGAACCCGCCATCTATCCACACATCAGCCAACAGTTCATCGAAGGCAAGCATTGCCTGCACATCAAGGCCGAGGGCTGGCAGCAGCCTTATCTGGCCTATGGCCGTGCTTACATGCGGGTGGCGGATGAAGATAAGAAACTCAGCGCCAGCGAACTGAAGAACCTCATCCTGCAAAACAATCAGGATGCGCTGCGCTGGGAGAACGAACCCAGCGGCCTGACGCTGGAACAACTGAACCCCGAAAAAATCAGCCGCTTCCTTGCACGCGCCGACCTGCCGCCAGACAGCGCCGCCAACGCCCTGGAAAAGCTCGATCTGTTGCGTCAGGGCGCGCCCATCAACGCCGCCAAACTGTTTTTTGCCGACGCGCCCATCCAGTTGCGCTGTGCGGTATTTGCCACCACCACCAGCTCCACCATCATCGACCGCCACGATTTCGATGGCGACATCCTCGAACTGATCGAAGAAGCCGAAAAATACGCCCTGAAAAACATCCACATCGGCATGCGGTTGGAAGGCTTGCGCCGCGTGGACGTGCCCGAGGTCTCCCTCAAGGCCATCCGCGAAGCCCTGGTCAATGCCTTCTGCCACCGCGACTGGCGCGATCCGGATTTCGTGCAGGTCGCCGTATTCAAGGATCGGCTGGAAATCCGCAGCCCCGGCAGTCTCTACGGCAACCTGACCTTTGACGAGATACGCCAGGGCAACGTCTCCCGCCGCCGCAACCCGAAAATTGCCGAACTGCTACGCCGTATTCATCTGGTGGAAGCCTGGGGCCGGGGCGTGCCGCTGATTCTGGAAAACGCACCGGATGCCCGCCTCATCGAAATTGGCGGCTTGTTCATCACCCGTTTTGCGCGACCATCGGCAGCAGAGGCAGCGGCAGATGCCAGCGCAAAGATCGGCATGGAAACTGGCATAGAAAACACTGAAACCAGTAGAGAAACTGGCATAGAAAGCCCAAGAACTAGTACAGAAATGCCGAAAACTAGTAGAGAAACTGGCACAGAAGCCGCCTCACCAGACGCACTGGCCGGGCTTCCAACAGCCCGAAAAATCTTGCTTCACCTCCAATCGGAGCCGGCCAGCACTGCCAAAGACCTTGCCCAAAAAGTCGGCATCACGGAAAAGGGCGTTCGCTACCACCTGGAGCAACTGAAGAAACAGGGCAAGCTGCGCCACGTTGGCCCCACCAAAGCTGGCTACTGGAAAGTCATCACCGAGGCCGACGAATAA
- the ychF gene encoding redox-regulated ATPase YchF: MGFNCGIVGLPNVGKSTLFNALTRAGIAASNFPFCTIEPNTGIVPVPDPRQERIAAIVKPQRIVPTTMEFVDIAGLVAGASKGEGLGNQFLANIRETDAIAHVVRCFEDDNVIHVASRIDPRGDIEVINTELALADLESAERQLQRVSRTAKGGDKDALRQKALLERLLPHLNEGQPARSLPMDDDEQATLRELHLLTSKPTMYIANVAEDGFSDNPHLAVVEEIAAAEGAMVVPICNKLEAEIAELEEEERTEFLAALDIEEPGLNRVIRAGYRLLNLHTYFTAGVQEVRAWTVRIGARAPEAAGVIHTDFQKGFIRAEVIAYEDFVNCRGEQGAKDAGKWRLEGKDYVVQDGDVIHFRFNV; this comes from the coding sequence ATGGGTTTCAACTGCGGCATCGTCGGACTGCCGAACGTCGGCAAGTCCACACTCTTCAACGCACTGACGCGCGCCGGCATCGCCGCGTCGAACTTCCCCTTCTGCACCATCGAGCCGAATACCGGTATCGTGCCGGTCCCGGACCCGCGCCAGGAGCGGATCGCCGCAATCGTGAAGCCGCAACGCATCGTGCCGACCACCATGGAGTTCGTCGACATCGCCGGGCTGGTTGCCGGCGCGTCCAAAGGTGAAGGGCTCGGCAACCAGTTCCTCGCCAACATCCGCGAGACCGACGCGATCGCGCACGTGGTGCGCTGCTTCGAGGACGACAACGTGATCCACGTCGCGAGTCGCATCGATCCCCGTGGCGACATCGAGGTGATCAACACCGAGCTGGCGCTGGCCGACCTGGAGAGCGCCGAACGGCAACTGCAACGCGTCTCGCGCACGGCCAAGGGCGGCGACAAGGACGCCCTGCGGCAAAAGGCGCTGCTGGAACGCCTGCTGCCGCACCTGAACGAAGGTCAACCCGCTCGCTCATTGCCGATGGACGACGACGAGCAGGCAACGCTGCGCGAGCTGCATCTGCTCACCAGCAAGCCGACCATGTACATCGCCAACGTCGCCGAGGACGGCTTCAGCGACAACCCGCACCTCGCCGTCGTGGAGGAAATCGCCGCTGCGGAAGGCGCGATGGTGGTGCCGATCTGCAACAAGCTCGAGGCCGAGATCGCCGAGCTCGAGGAAGAAGAGCGCACAGAGTTCCTCGCTGCGCTCGACATCGAGGAACCCGGTCTGAACCGCGTCATTCGCGCTGGCTACCGGCTGCTGAACCTGCACACCTACTTCACCGCCGGCGTGCAGGAAGTGCGCGCCTGGACCGTGCGCATCGGCGCCCGCGCGCCAGAGGCCGCCGGCGTGATCCACACCGACTTCCAGAAGGGCTTCATCCGCGCCGAGGTGATCGCCTACGAGGATTTCGTGAACTGCCGCGGCGAGCAGGGCGCCAAGGACGCCGGCAAGTGGCGCCTGGAAGGCAAGGACTACGTGGTGCAGGACGGCGACGTGATCCACTTCAGGTTCAACGTCTGA
- the pth gene encoding aminoacyl-tRNA hydrolase: protein MTTPLALIVGLGNPGPEYHRTRHNAGADFVSALATHCNATLKPESRFHGLTARATIAGHEVRLLIPQTWMNRSGQAVAPALNFFKLEAQQLLVVYDELDLPPGEVRFKFDGGHGGHNGLRDIIAALGNNRAFHRLRVGIGHPGAREQVTGHVLSRPSPTDRRLIDLCIDEALQALPDAVAGNWPIAMNRLNSFRAE, encoded by the coding sequence TTGACCACACCGCTCGCGCTCATCGTCGGACTGGGCAATCCCGGACCCGAGTATCACCGCACCCGCCACAATGCAGGTGCCGATTTCGTGAGCGCGCTCGCCACGCACTGCAACGCCACGCTGAAGCCCGAATCCCGCTTTCACGGCCTCACGGCGCGCGCGACCATCGCTGGCCACGAGGTGCGGCTGCTGATCCCGCAGACCTGGATGAACCGCAGCGGCCAGGCAGTCGCCCCGGCACTGAACTTCTTCAAGCTCGAAGCGCAGCAACTGCTGGTTGTCTATGACGAGCTGGATCTTCCGCCCGGCGAGGTGCGTTTCAAGTTCGACGGTGGTCACGGCGGCCACAACGGGCTGCGCGACATCATCGCCGCGCTCGGCAACAACCGCGCGTTCCACCGGCTGCGCGTCGGTATCGGGCACCCCGGTGCACGTGAGCAGGTCACCGGGCACGTGCTGTCACGTCCCTCGCCGACTGACCGCCGACTGATCGATCTGTGCATCGACGAAGCGCTGCAGGCACTGCCGGATGCCGTGGCCGGCAACTGGCCGATCGCAATGAACCGTCTCAACAGTTTCAGGGCCGAATGA
- a CDS encoding 50S ribosomal protein L25/general stress protein Ctc encodes MSGEFMLNAAARSDAGKGASRRLRKQELVPAIVYGGTGAVRSISVSHRELTKALENDAFFSHLITLKLDDGNEEVILKDLQRHPSRPLILHADFLRVSRDRKIHVHIPLHFINQDRCHGVKNQGGMIQHNANEVHVSCLPQNLPEFIEVDMLDYHVGQAVHLSDLKLPSGVESVELSHGPEHDLPVATVLAPKGGAAEDTAEA; translated from the coding sequence ATGTCTGGCGAATTCATGTTGAACGCTGCTGCTCGCAGCGACGCAGGGAAAGGTGCGAGCCGCCGCCTGCGCAAGCAGGAGCTGGTACCGGCGATCGTCTACGGTGGCACGGGTGCAGTCCGCAGCATCTCGGTGTCGCACCGCGAGCTGACCAAGGCACTGGAGAACGACGCTTTCTTCTCCCACCTGATCACGCTGAAGCTCGACGACGGCAACGAGGAAGTCATCCTGAAGGACCTGCAGCGCCATCCCTCGCGCCCGCTGATCCTGCACGCAGATTTCCTGCGCGTCAGCCGCGACCGCAAGATCCACGTTCACATCCCCCTGCACTTCATCAACCAGGACCGCTGCCACGGTGTGAAGAACCAGGGCGGCATGATCCAGCACAACGCGAACGAGGTGCACGTGAGCTGCCTGCCGCAGAACCTGCCCGAGTTCATCGAGGTCGACATGCTGGACTACCACGTCGGGCAGGCGGTCCACCTGTCGGACCTGAAGCTGCCGTCGGGCGTCGAAAGCGTCGAACTGTCACACGGCCCGGAGCACGACCTTCCGGTCGCCACGGTGCTGGCGCCGAAGGGTGGCGCAGCGGAAGACACCGCAGAGGCCTGA